The following are from one region of the Deltaproteobacteria bacterium genome:
- a CDS encoding tetratricopeptide repeat protein, translating to MEGLMNGRSEIAQVVETLKKAFDRVRRNQGRRPAQGKHGSEARWRTILLRCLIGVNVLLLASVITFTIKPAWLAQLKGRFSPRPMATVEKKKASAKPLPRPAAKTVKAPKAKTVTQATPAPQEPKTIAKRIERPQVVVPKKVARPHVTTPPSLPPKVEDKELDDYMEIGALYAQKGRYQKAEGLFQKVLKEDPSSAKAHNNLGFIYLKQGKYELAEKEFKEALKIDPASVLPYYNLACLYSRKGMEVEALIYLKRALNRDERVKLWAMSDEDFEGLRSDVVFQELVGISSPEEEGIKEGSR from the coding sequence ATGGAAGGGTTGATGAACGGGAGAAGCGAGATCGCCCAGGTGGTCGAAACCCTCAAGAAGGCCTTTGATAGAGTGAGGAGGAATCAGGGCAGGAGGCCAGCGCAGGGTAAACACGGGTCTGAGGCCAGGTGGAGGACTATCCTCCTCAGGTGTCTCATCGGAGTCAACGTCTTGTTGCTGGCTTCAGTGATCACCTTTACCATCAAACCCGCCTGGTTGGCACAACTGAAGGGGCGTTTTTCCCCCCGTCCAATGGCAACTGTGGAAAAGAAGAAGGCCTCTGCCAAACCGCTTCCCAGGCCAGCGGCCAAAACGGTCAAGGCCCCTAAGGCCAAGACTGTGACGCAGGCAACACCTGCACCACAGGAGCCGAAGACTATCGCCAAGAGGATTGAAAGACCTCAGGTTGTTGTCCCAAAGAAGGTAGCAAGGCCTCACGTCACTACCCCTCCTTCTCTTCCTCCCAAGGTAGAGGATAAGGAGCTGGATGACTATATGGAGATCGGGGCCCTCTACGCCCAAAAGGGGAGGTACCAGAAGGCCGAGGGGTTGTTTCAAAAGGTCCTCAAGGAGGACCCCTCCTCTGCGAAGGCCCACAACAACCTGGGTTTCATCTATCTCAAGCAGGGGAAGTATGAGCTGGCTGAAAAGGAGTTCAAGGAGGCCCTGAAGATAGACCCCGCCTCTGTCCTCCCCTATTATAACTTGGCCTGCCTCTACAGCCGAAAGGGGATGGAGGTGGAGGCCCTCATCTACCTGAAAAGGGCCCTGAATAGGGATGAACGGGTAAAGCTATGGGCCATGAGCGATGAGGATTTTGAAGGGCTCAGGTCCGATGTGGTCTTTCAGGAGCTGGTGGGGATCTCATCTCCTGAAGAGGAGGGGATAAAAGAGGGATCGAGATGA